The region CTAAACTCAACCTCTCTAGGGTACAGCCTGTTTGGCTGGCGAACATATATATTGAGGCAGCTCCCCCGATACAGGGGATACTCGGAAGCATTCGACACCTCAATTACAACATTTACCAGTCTACTAGAGACCCTGCAtcagccatcgccatttcAAAACCCAAGTACGACGTCACTGCAATCATACGCCACCAGCATAAAGGCGTTGCAAAAGGCTCTCGCTGACGCCGGCACAAGATATCACTTTACTACTCTGTACGCTGTATATGCTCTGATACAATGCCACGCATGGATATTTCACAAACCGAGTGTATCTCATGGACACAGCGAGGGCTTACAACACCTAATAAGCGTATTCTTGCGTCAAAATCCAAAGGACTCCTTTGTCCTTGGGGTATGCCACGCCATAAAAGTGGACTTGGTGTGTTGAAACATTTTCTACTCACAGTACCGTCACAAAGGTTTGAGTTAATTTAACACACCACAACAGGTACAAAGTGCGTACTTTAACTCAAATATTCGTTTCTATCCGTGGATCCAGACACTTTTCCAGATGCCCGAGCCCCCGTACCTCGGAATTCATTCCTCTACAGCAAAGCTCAAGCCGCCAACCTACGAGTTTCGATGGCTCTGTCTGCTTCCAGACCTGATACGATACCCTGCAGAGAATAAATGCCAAATCCAGCTAGCATACAACTATATACTGCATTCTATTACCTGCATCAATACAGTCATCGAAACTATTATCCATACCCCTGAATGGACAGAGGAACAAGCCATGGTGGTGAATGAACGATCTGGCCTTTTTATATCCATCGGGGTCGTGCTAAACGCCATTATGCGCACCTTCCACCCTGACGATGCGCTGTTGCGTGACCAGAGGCTTTTATTTGTTGGTAGTGCGGTTGCTCTTGGGGAGAGAGGCTTGCGGGAGCGTCCGTTGGGAGGACATCACATTGCGGAGGCCTTGCTGGCGGCGTGGTGCGTTGCGGATGGGAGTAGTAAGGTGAGCCTGCGAAAGTTGGTCGAGGATTATCGAGAGACGTTTTCCATGGCTAAGCTGATACACAACGTGGCTTTTTGGCCGGAGGCGCCGGTGCAACTGGAGGGGATACCGTGGATTACGTTGCATAAAGGGGCTGACTGTCCGGCCAGCAAGACGGATGGAAGAGACAAAGGAAGGGCAAAGGGTGGTCAGGATTTGTCAGAGTACTGCTGTATTTTGTAAAGGTCGATATTCATTGCAAAGAGCACATGGGAGGCGACAAGCTGGACTATGGTCTAATACGCATAAGAGCGCTGAGAGCTATTTCTATAGGAACCTACATATTAAGAAGTATTTTAATTAAGCTACTAAATTAAAGAATAGTTAGTAGAGATAGCCTAAGAGTATTTGTAATATTATACTTTTATAACACTATGAAATAGGTCGATTGAATGTATTTCTAGAAACTCCTTATAGGTATAATACTATAGGGCCTAGAATAAAGAGGAGAGTGTGAGTTGGTAAAGATAGTTTTGCGGACCACATCCAGACGATATCACACCCATTTAGAGGAAGGCTAATGGAAGGTCTCTCATACATATATCTTTAACACAGTTAAGAGCTGGTAGAAGACCTATCATCATGCTGTCCACCATAGCATcatgtttcttctttcctATACCGTCCATCAGACGATCCCGTTAGGATTCTGGCGCGCTTCCTCAATAAGTTCATGAGGCTTCTTGAAGGCCATGCCAGAGAAGAATTTCTGTCGATGAGCCTCAACCTTCTTATGGTCTAGGGAACCTCCTTGTAGAGGAACACCAATTTGGTAATGAGCAAATAGaacttccatctcatcatctgatGTCTGAATGGTATGCAGTATCTGGCCTAAGCCGATACGCTGTACATCCTTCATTTCCACGTACTGTCGTTGCACCAGCATAGCAAGCTCGTTCCAAGTGGTCTTCTCCCCAGAAATGTAGGTGTACGGTTCCCAAGACGGGTGGCTCACAAGAAGTGCCAAAGCTCTTGCCAAGTCACGGGCTGCTGTAAGATCAACTGGATCATTCCCAGTGCCAGGGATTATGACTTTCTTGGATGTGATGTCGATGGGAAACGCTTCCCCGGCATCCGTAAGATAGCGGTTCTTTTTGGGCACAATGTAATccgccagccagccaacgcTAACTAGCGTCCATTCGATCTCTTTTTGCTCCCGGAGAACCTGCCG is a window of Pochonia chlamydosporia 170 chromosome 5, whole genome shotgun sequence DNA encoding:
- a CDS encoding transcription factor Cys6 (similar to Metarhizium robertsii ARSEF 23 XP_007816535.2); the encoded protein is MPEPPYLGIHSSTAKLKPPTYEFRWLCLLPDLIRYPAENKCQIQLAYNYILHSITCINTVIETIIHTPEWTEEQAMVVNERSGLFISIGVVLNAIMRTFHPDDALLRDQRLLFVGSAVALGERGLRERPLGGHHIAEALLAAWCVADGSSKVSLRKLVEDYRETFSMAKLIHNVAFWPEAPVQLEGIPWITLHKGADCPASKTDGRDKGRAKGGQDLSEYCCIL
- a CDS encoding fungal zn(2)-Cys(6) binuclear cluster domain-containing protein, encoding MYPVNTSSKQHTSNAWALTHYSRRRIKCDEAKPACKRCTRFAYHCEGYTHANGGNNTSLRPDVDADGAQLFMVPCRPTPPLSNTNYRSSSTLIYFLNSTSLGYSLFGWRTYILRQLPRYRGYSEAFDTSITTFTSLLETLHQPSPFQNPSTTSLQSYATSIKALQKALADAGTRYHFTTLYAVYALIQCHAWIFHKPSVSHGHSEGLQHLISVFLRQNPKDSFVLGVCHAIKVDLVC
- a CDS encoding NADH(P)-binding domain-containing protein; its protein translation is MRVAVAGSGAMARYICDEFPKYGHEVVILSRTSKEEFENRGQISQVVTDYSVPSLTNAILECDVLISMILSYTKEFVDVHLNLIKACQASPRCKRFIPSEYGGDLETYPDLPHFYYLTRDPIRQVLREQKEIEWTLVSVGWLADYIVPKKNRYLTDAGEAFPIDITSKKVIIPGTGNDPVDLTAARDLARALALLVSHPSWEPYTYISGEKTTWNELAMLVQRQYVEMKDVQRIGLGQILHTIQTSDDEMEVLFAHYQIGVPLQGGSLDHKKVEAHRQKFFSGMAFKKPHELIEEARQNPNGIV